In Rhizobium glycinendophyticum, a single window of DNA contains:
- a CDS encoding LysR family transcriptional regulator: MKIDERHLVQLAAVAETGGVTEGAAMLGMTQPAVSRTLSMLERRVGEPLFIPGKRPMQLTPLGQQLAIQGRSILLASRKAVDIVRSFQSGTSGRIKVGGVPFFMDAVISQMIASFQLKERDILVEQSYGNMPDLLNELESSQIDMAITPIGSAELGADFEFQPLLPGRNVLTCAVGHPLLRKRTLRIEDIVTYPWVAPLPGSPLVLDLHNILITLGISELAIRYSGGSLLSVVNYVASTDALAILPHSVVFSFKGQDKISIVPVDIPQPERTLGIITRRKTYPNPAGRKFRDHIVGAFKDLKTIIERHEKSIVWGQGPFLPERDR, translated from the coding sequence ATGAAAATCGACGAAAGACACCTTGTACAACTGGCGGCCGTGGCGGAGACCGGAGGGGTCACCGAAGGGGCTGCCATGCTCGGCATGACGCAGCCCGCCGTGTCGCGCACGCTCTCGATGCTGGAACGGCGTGTCGGCGAGCCGCTGTTCATTCCGGGCAAGCGGCCGATGCAGCTTACGCCACTCGGTCAACAACTCGCGATCCAGGGCCGTTCGATCCTGCTTGCCTCGCGCAAGGCCGTGGACATTGTGCGCAGCTTCCAGTCAGGCACGTCGGGACGGATCAAGGTCGGTGGTGTTCCCTTCTTCATGGATGCGGTCATCTCGCAGATGATCGCATCCTTTCAGTTGAAGGAACGCGACATTCTTGTCGAGCAATCCTATGGCAATATGCCTGACCTTTTGAATGAGCTGGAATCGAGCCAGATCGACATGGCGATCACGCCGATCGGCAGTGCCGAACTGGGCGCTGATTTCGAGTTCCAGCCGCTTTTGCCGGGACGAAACGTACTGACCTGTGCGGTCGGCCATCCGCTGTTGCGCAAGCGCACGCTGCGAATTGAAGATATCGTCACCTATCCCTGGGTGGCGCCGCTGCCGGGCTCGCCGCTTGTGCTCGACCTCCACAACATTCTGATTACTCTTGGGATTTCGGAGCTTGCGATCCGTTATTCCGGCGGCTCCCTGCTCTCCGTGGTCAACTATGTCGCTTCCACCGATGCGCTCGCCATCCTGCCCCATTCGGTGGTCTTTTCGTTCAAGGGACAGGACAAGATCTCGATCGTGCCGGTCGACATCCCGCAGCCGGAGCGAACGCTGGGCATTATCACGCGGCGCAAGACCTATCCCAATCCGGCGGGGCGGAAGTTCCGCGATCATATCGTCGGGGCCTTCAAGGACCTCAAGACGATCATCGAGCGCCACGAAAAGTCGATCGTCTGGGGGCAGGGGCCGTTTCTGCCGGAGCGGGATCGCTGA
- a CDS encoding VOC family protein encodes MSYISGYHHLTLSTDGAQEDYDFYTKTLGLHSIKRTVLFDGVIPVYHLYYGAKNGDPSTIVTTFPFRKPGIYGKRGTNQSKIIQLSIPLGSSEFWVNRLNERGIKASMSSRFGITRVSLAHPCGIDHELVESPADTREPITNERQGIGPHHGIRGIYGAAVAVFDRTSMDDFLTIALGMKKEADSEEGLMFSVPNAGGPSSMVEVLHEPTGPQGTWTLSGGTIHHLALNTGNEENQLKLKAHIEGLGFTDVSDQKDRNYFKSCYVRSPGGALFEIAWSVEGGWAKDEPADAIGSTLVFPPWFEDRREELIAGLEPANF; translated from the coding sequence ATGTCATACATTTCGGGCTATCATCACCTTACGCTCAGCACAGACGGGGCGCAGGAGGACTATGACTTTTACACCAAGACGCTGGGCCTGCATTCGATCAAGCGAACGGTCCTCTTCGACGGCGTGATCCCCGTCTATCATCTCTATTATGGCGCCAAGAATGGCGACCCCTCAACCATCGTCACCACTTTCCCCTTCCGCAAGCCCGGCATTTACGGCAAGCGGGGCACCAACCAGTCGAAGATCATCCAGCTCTCGATTCCCCTCGGCTCCTCGGAATTCTGGGTCAATCGCTTGAACGAGCGTGGCATCAAGGCTTCGATGAGCAGCCGCTTCGGCATTACCCGCGTTTCGCTCGCCCATCCCTGCGGCATCGATCACGAACTGGTCGAAAGTCCGGCCGATACACGTGAGCCGATCACCAACGAACGCCAGGGCATCGGCCCCCATCACGGCATCCGGGGGATTTATGGTGCCGCTGTTGCCGTATTTGACCGCACCTCGATGGATGACTTCCTGACCATTGCCCTCGGCATGAAGAAGGAAGCGGACAGCGAGGAAGGACTTATGTTCTCGGTGCCGAATGCCGGCGGCCCTTCCAGCATGGTCGAAGTCCTGCACGAGCCAACGGGCCCCCAGGGCACCTGGACGCTTTCGGGTGGCACCATCCACCACCTTGCGCTCAACACAGGCAACGAGGAGAACCAGCTGAAGCTGAAAGCTCACATCGAAGGGCTGGGCTTTACCGACGTCTCCGACCAGAAAGACCGCAACTACTTCAAGTCCTGTTATGTGCGCTCGCCGGGCGGGGCACTCTTCGAGATCGCATGGTCTGTCGAGGGCGGTTGGGCCAAGGACGAACCGGCCGATGCGATCGGCTCGACACTGGTTTTCCCGCCTTGGTTCGAAGATCGCAGGGAAGAACTGATCGCCGGCCTCGAACCTGCAAACTTCTAA
- a CDS encoding alpha/beta hydrolase, protein MAKHGEPHRFGVSPAEAEVLCVFVHGRTQSPEDMLEQVIGRLSAGRIAYCLPRAEGNSWYAARATDALNDGTREALGASLDHLHGLVEDLRHAGGREKPLVIGGFSQGACLSLEYAMKFGPWNGAMVNLTGCRVGHSTDDRPCADLDGMPVYLTGSDLDPWIPVSAFAEASEALGRARARLRCELFPGRTHQASEMEVAALDAILTDLAVGSRPFRRVAA, encoded by the coding sequence ATGGCAAAACATGGCGAGCCGCATCGCTTCGGGGTTTCACCGGCCGAGGCTGAGGTCCTCTGCGTCTTCGTGCATGGGCGCACCCAGTCGCCCGAAGACATGCTGGAACAGGTAATCGGACGGCTGTCGGCAGGTCGTATTGCCTATTGCCTGCCTCGGGCGGAGGGCAACAGCTGGTATGCAGCCCGCGCAACCGATGCCCTCAACGACGGCACAAGGGAGGCGCTCGGCGCCTCTCTCGACCACCTGCATGGACTGGTCGAGGACCTGCGCCATGCCGGCGGCCGTGAGAAGCCGCTGGTGATCGGCGGCTTTAGCCAGGGCGCCTGCCTGTCGCTGGAATATGCGATGAAGTTCGGCCCGTGGAACGGGGCGATGGTCAACCTCACCGGCTGCCGCGTGGGCCACTCCACCGACGATCGACCGTGTGCCGATCTCGACGGCATGCCCGTCTATCTGACCGGCTCGGACCTGGATCCATGGATCCCGGTCTCGGCATTCGCCGAAGCTTCGGAAGCGCTTGGGAGGGCGCGTGCGAGGCTGAGATGCGAGCTCTTTCCCGGACGCACCCATCAGGCATCCGAGATGGAGGTTGCAGCCCTCGACGCCATCCTGACGGACCTTGCAGTCGGCAGCCGGCCATTTCGCCGGGTCGCCGCCTGA
- a CDS encoding ABC transporter substrate-binding protein, which translates to MITRRTLLKTTAAGSLAYGFGGLAAPAIAQGAKIKIGYVSPQTGPLASFGESDAYNIASFLATEAGKNFEVIVKDSQSNPNRAADVAKELILSDEINLMLVASTPETTNPVATTCEAEGMPCISTKAPWQPWFIGQQGNPGDPTSWKPFNFAYHYFWGLEDVIAVFTNMWSQLDTNKKVGGLFPNDADGNAWGDPNVGLKPGLAQAGYDLLDPGRYQNLSDDFTAQVNAFKAGGCDIITGVVIPPDFTTFWNQAKQQGFAPKALTVAKAILFPQSVETLGPAGHNLSSEVWWSAQHPFKSSLTGQSAAELAADFTAKTGRPWTQPIGFIHSLFEMATNVMGRVNDVTDADAIAAAIAASKVDTIVGHVEWNGQGVPPFAAKNVTKTPLVGGQWRRKDDGKFDLVIVDNKTAPNIPAAGKMEALS; encoded by the coding sequence ATGATCACGCGCAGAACGCTATTGAAGACGACCGCCGCAGGAAGCCTTGCTTATGGCTTCGGTGGTCTCGCGGCCCCGGCCATCGCCCAAGGAGCCAAGATCAAGATCGGTTACGTCAGTCCGCAGACGGGGCCGCTGGCGAGCTTCGGGGAGAGCGATGCCTATAACATCGCCTCTTTCCTTGCGACCGAGGCGGGCAAGAACTTCGAGGTCATCGTCAAGGACAGCCAGTCTAATCCGAACCGCGCAGCGGATGTCGCCAAGGAACTGATCCTGTCGGACGAGATAAACCTGATGCTGGTGGCATCCACACCGGAGACCACCAATCCCGTAGCCACCACCTGCGAGGCGGAAGGTATGCCCTGCATCTCGACCAAGGCGCCGTGGCAGCCGTGGTTCATCGGCCAGCAGGGTAATCCCGGAGATCCCACCAGCTGGAAACCCTTCAACTTCGCCTATCACTACTTCTGGGGTCTCGAAGATGTCATCGCTGTCTTCACCAACATGTGGAGCCAGCTCGACACAAATAAGAAGGTCGGCGGCCTGTTCCCCAACGATGCCGACGGCAATGCCTGGGGCGATCCCAATGTCGGGCTGAAGCCGGGGCTCGCGCAGGCTGGCTACGACCTGCTCGATCCCGGCCGCTACCAGAACCTCTCGGATGATTTCACCGCCCAGGTCAACGCCTTCAAGGCGGGCGGCTGCGACATCATCACCGGTGTCGTCATCCCGCCCGACTTCACCACCTTTTGGAACCAGGCCAAGCAGCAGGGTTTTGCACCCAAGGCGCTCACAGTTGCGAAGGCAATCCTCTTCCCGCAATCGGTCGAGACGCTCGGTCCGGCAGGCCACAATCTGTCGTCCGAAGTCTGGTGGTCGGCCCAGCATCCGTTCAAATCGTCGCTGACAGGCCAGAGTGCTGCGGAGCTTGCCGCCGACTTCACGGCCAAGACCGGCCGCCCCTGGACACAACCGATCGGCTTTATCCATTCGCTGTTCGAGATGGCGACCAATGTCATGGGCCGCGTCAATGATGTGACAGATGCCGATGCCATCGCCGCCGCCATCGCCGCCTCCAAAGTCGACACCATCGTCGGCCACGTCGAATGGAATGGCCAGGGTGTGCCGCCCTTCGCCGCCAAGAACGTCACGAAGACGCCGCTGGTCGGCGGCCAGTGGCGCCGCAAGGACGACGGAAAATTCGACCTCGTCATCGTTGACAATAAGACGGCACCAAACATCCCGGCAGCCGGCAAGATGGAAGCACTGAGCTGA
- a CDS encoding J domain-containing protein: MTTDSKIFVGLRSTKKKPVAHRVETGPKCQWDGCEKHGAHRAPVGCDADGLYLLFCQEHVKEYNKGYNYQTTLSDPVTARYQREAASGARATVGTATTQSKEIPLPLKTRSGTAKAINARKSAAQRQAAAADLQRRKLKVLEAKAFETLDLSPDATPEEIRRRYKERLKMHHPDVNQGDRDSEDKLRASIDAHKILKLNGFC, from the coding sequence ATGACGACTGATTCAAAGATATTTGTCGGCCTGCGGTCGACCAAGAAGAAGCCTGTAGCACATCGCGTCGAAACCGGCCCGAAATGTCAGTGGGACGGATGTGAGAAGCATGGCGCTCACCGCGCACCCGTTGGTTGTGATGCCGATGGCCTTTACCTGCTCTTCTGCCAGGAGCATGTGAAGGAATACAACAAGGGCTACAACTACCAGACCACCCTCTCCGATCCGGTGACGGCCCGCTACCAGCGCGAGGCCGCAAGCGGAGCCCGCGCGACCGTTGGCACCGCGACGACACAGTCGAAGGAAATACCCCTGCCGCTGAAGACTCGCTCCGGTACGGCCAAGGCGATCAACGCCCGAAAGAGCGCCGCCCAGCGTCAAGCAGCGGCAGCCGATCTGCAGCGCCGCAAGCTGAAGGTTCTCGAAGCCAAGGCCTTCGAGACGCTGGACCTCTCACCCGATGCGACACCGGAGGAGATCAGGCGTCGCTACAAGGAACGGCTGAAGATGCACCATCCGGACGTCAATCAGGGCGATCGGGATTCGGAAGACAAGCTGCGCGCCTCCATCGACGCCCACAAGATCCTGAAGCTGAACGGCTTCTGTTGA
- a CDS encoding ABC transporter permease: MHKKDIGLGVLVLTVGAVVALVNPRFLSPINLANTANLIGLFGLFSIAEAFVIVTAGIELSIGSVIALLGVIFIDLIASYGVAWPVALVVVLLLSVVIGLLHGWLITRLKLQPFVVTLCGLLIYRGVARFYTKDGTAGFTFGTDMPALEFLFVGRTAGVPHSVIAFAVFAVLAWALLHRTVFGRHLMAVGKNEEAARYSGIDTRRVILHAYMLCMFLTGVSAVFFAMYTKSVQPSSHGNFYELYGIAAAVLGGFSLRGGEGSIVGVVLGVVLLQELQNLVNLLGIPSSLNFAVMGAVILAGVIADTQFVAYRDRRRQAAARSALKQRG, from the coding sequence ATGCACAAAAAAGACATCGGGCTTGGGGTTCTCGTCCTCACAGTTGGGGCAGTGGTCGCGCTGGTCAATCCGCGATTCCTGTCGCCGATCAATCTGGCGAACACCGCCAACCTGATTGGGCTGTTCGGATTGTTTTCAATCGCTGAGGCTTTCGTCATCGTCACGGCTGGGATCGAGCTGTCGATCGGCTCTGTCATCGCGCTCCTCGGCGTCATCTTCATCGATCTCATCGCCTCCTATGGTGTTGCCTGGCCGGTGGCGCTGGTCGTGGTCCTCTTGCTGTCTGTGGTCATCGGGCTCCTGCATGGCTGGCTGATCACCCGGCTGAAACTGCAGCCATTCGTCGTGACCCTGTGCGGGCTCCTGATTTATCGCGGGGTTGCCCGCTTCTACACGAAGGACGGAACTGCCGGGTTCACCTTTGGCACCGATATGCCCGCACTCGAATTTCTGTTTGTCGGACGCACGGCTGGCGTACCGCACTCCGTCATCGCCTTTGCTGTCTTCGCCGTCCTCGCCTGGGCACTGCTGCACCGAACCGTCTTCGGGCGCCATCTGATGGCGGTGGGAAAGAACGAGGAAGCTGCGCGCTATTCCGGCATCGATACGCGGCGGGTCATTCTCCATGCCTACATGCTCTGCATGTTCCTCACCGGCGTTTCTGCGGTGTTCTTCGCCATGTATACCAAGTCCGTCCAGCCATCCTCGCATGGGAATTTCTACGAGCTCTACGGCATCGCGGCCGCAGTTCTCGGCGGGTTTTCGCTCAGAGGCGGCGAGGGGTCGATAGTCGGTGTGGTTCTCGGTGTCGTGCTGTTGCAGGAGCTGCAGAACCTCGTGAATCTGCTCGGGATCCCGTCGTCACTCAACTTCGCGGTGATGGGCGCAGTCATCCTTGCCGGGGTCATCGCCGACACGCAATTTGTCGCCTATCGCGACAGGCGGCGACAAGCGGCCGCGCGATCTGCCCTCAAACAGCGCGGGTAA
- a CDS encoding sugar ABC transporter ATP-binding protein gives MSPDTPICLDLLGITKVYASTVALNGVSLSIRGGEVVGLIGENGAGKSTLMKVLGGTIAPDEGEIIIDGLPLMQMTPAAAVAYGIAFVHQELNPFVNLDVAGNVLLGREIRSGPFGFLDRKAMESRVRPLLELLGTRFTASTPVSELSLADQQLLEIAKALSINVRLLILDEPTSSLTLSETQRLLAVIRRLRDEGVAVLFITHRLGEVEEVADRVVGLRDGCNAGELPREAINKDAMMRLMIGRDVKQFYVPPDRQEGPVVLKTVGLRTQTYPDASVDLQVRSGEIMGLAGLVGAGRTELARALFGIDPVLSGQVEIDGRLVEPGSVGAAIAAGICLVPEDRKTEGLFLDFSIAGNIIMPRLDAVTRHGFIDEGAELRVAEDFRERLSIKARRLDRPVGELSGGNQQKVVLAKWLGLKPRLVILDEPTRGIDVGAKAEVYRLMRTLAAEGAAILMISSDMEEVIGVSTRVAIMRRGVIAGVLDREDVSEEAILRLAVE, from the coding sequence ATGTCCCCAGACACCCCTATCTGCCTCGATCTCCTTGGTATCACCAAGGTCTATGCGAGTACCGTTGCGCTCAACGGTGTGTCGCTGTCGATCCGCGGCGGCGAGGTCGTCGGTCTAATCGGCGAGAACGGGGCCGGCAAATCGACGCTGATGAAGGTGCTGGGTGGAACGATCGCGCCCGACGAGGGCGAGATCATTATCGACGGTTTGCCTCTCATGCAAATGACGCCGGCAGCGGCCGTCGCGTATGGCATTGCTTTTGTTCATCAGGAACTCAACCCTTTCGTCAATCTCGACGTGGCGGGCAATGTGCTTCTGGGGCGCGAAATCCGGAGCGGTCCCTTTGGCTTTCTCGACCGCAAGGCGATGGAAAGCCGTGTCCGCCCGCTGCTCGAACTGCTCGGAACCCGTTTTACCGCATCGACACCCGTCTCCGAGCTGTCGCTCGCCGACCAGCAATTGCTGGAAATTGCCAAGGCGTTGTCGATCAACGTTCGCCTCTTGATCCTCGATGAGCCGACTTCCAGCCTGACATTGTCGGAGACACAGCGGCTGCTCGCGGTCATCCGCCGGCTTCGCGACGAAGGGGTCGCCGTCTTGTTCATCACCCACCGTCTGGGCGAGGTGGAGGAGGTGGCGGATCGGGTTGTCGGTCTGAGGGACGGGTGCAACGCCGGCGAACTGCCGCGGGAGGCCATCAACAAGGACGCCATGATGCGCCTGATGATTGGTCGCGATGTAAAGCAGTTCTACGTGCCGCCGGATCGGCAAGAGGGGCCGGTCGTCCTCAAGACGGTCGGGTTGCGGACACAGACCTATCCCGATGCCTCTGTCGATCTTCAAGTTCGCAGCGGCGAAATTATGGGACTTGCCGGATTGGTCGGGGCAGGGCGCACCGAGCTTGCCCGTGCACTGTTCGGGATCGATCCGGTTCTCTCGGGACAGGTGGAGATTGACGGGCGGTTGGTGGAGCCTGGCTCCGTTGGGGCCGCAATCGCGGCAGGGATCTGCCTTGTGCCGGAGGACCGGAAGACGGAAGGCTTGTTTCTCGACTTCTCCATCGCCGGCAACATCATCATGCCAAGGTTGGACGCCGTCACCCGGCACGGCTTCATCGATGAGGGCGCGGAGCTGCGGGTAGCGGAGGACTTTCGGGAACGCTTGTCGATCAAGGCCCGGCGGCTCGACCGACCCGTTGGTGAATTGTCGGGCGGCAACCAGCAGAAGGTGGTGCTGGCCAAATGGCTCGGGCTCAAACCCCGGCTAGTCATTCTTGATGAACCCACACGGGGTATCGACGTCGGCGCCAAGGCCGAAGTTTATCGCTTGATGCGGACGCTGGCGGCGGAGGGGGCCGCCATCCTGATGATCTCCTCAGACATGGAAGAAGTCATCGGTGTCTCGACGCGTGTCGCGATCATGCGCCGTGGCGTCATTGCCGGCGTGCTTGATCGGGAAGATGTCAGCGAGGAAGCCATATTGCGGCTCGCCGTCGAATAG
- a CDS encoding sugar-binding protein: MKKLSITALAAALTLAASPVLAEEKQSLAFVVNAASDFWKLAEAGVKAAQAELPDFDLQFRYPAQGTAALQNALMDDLVAAGTDAIMISSVDPKNSVDAFNKIAGQVPLFTTDSDAPQSKRIAYLGSSNTKAGIQAGEIAVKALPKGGKCMGFVGFLGADNAKERIDGFRQAVDGKGIELVDVRGDDVDFARARSNVDDVLAANPEIDCMVGFYSYNPPKIYEALQAAGKLGAITVIAFDEDPITLGAVREGSFAGTVVQDPYQWGYQGMKLMAAYVKGDKSQVPADGLIIVPTQVIDKANVDAFEKQLKERIGG, encoded by the coding sequence ATGAAGAAACTATCGATCACAGCCCTTGCGGCCGCACTCACGCTCGCGGCTTCGCCGGTGCTGGCCGAGGAGAAACAGTCACTCGCTTTCGTCGTCAATGCCGCTTCCGACTTCTGGAAACTGGCGGAAGCCGGCGTCAAGGCAGCGCAAGCCGAGCTTCCGGATTTCGACCTGCAGTTCCGTTATCCGGCCCAGGGGACCGCAGCTCTGCAGAACGCACTGATGGACGATCTTGTCGCCGCCGGCACGGATGCGATCATGATCTCGTCGGTCGACCCGAAGAACTCGGTTGACGCTTTCAACAAGATTGCCGGGCAAGTTCCGCTGTTCACCACCGATAGCGACGCGCCGCAGTCGAAGCGTATCGCCTATCTCGGCTCATCCAACACAAAGGCCGGCATTCAGGCGGGTGAGATCGCGGTGAAGGCGCTGCCCAAGGGTGGAAAATGTATGGGTTTTGTCGGCTTCCTCGGAGCCGACAATGCGAAGGAACGCATCGACGGTTTTCGTCAGGCTGTCGACGGCAAGGGTATTGAGCTGGTCGACGTGCGTGGCGATGACGTAGACTTTGCCCGCGCCCGCTCGAATGTCGATGACGTGCTGGCGGCAAATCCTGAAATCGACTGCATGGTCGGCTTCTATTCCTACAACCCGCCGAAAATCTACGAGGCCCTGCAGGCTGCCGGGAAGCTCGGTGCCATCACCGTCATCGCCTTCGACGAGGACCCGATCACGCTGGGTGCAGTCCGTGAAGGCAGCTTTGCCGGAACGGTCGTCCAGGATCCCTATCAGTGGGGCTATCAGGGCATGAAGCTGATGGCGGCCTATGTGAAGGGTGACAAGTCGCAGGTCCCTGCCGATGGGCTGATCATCGTGCCGACGCAGGTGATCGACAAGGCCAATGTCGATGCCTTCGAGAAACAGCTGAAGGAACGTATTGGGGGCTGA